In Drosophila simulans strain w501 chromosome 3R, Prin_Dsim_3.1, whole genome shotgun sequence, a single window of DNA contains:
- the LOC6729168 gene encoding uncharacterized protein LOC6729168 isoform X4, giving the protein MLLLLLAFIMRFVDISKRCAACSRAGIDCTHHGGQSNPQTSDANGNHTACWQHVAGGTSNSSSTSSGCDSNSSSKENYYVPQQLQHQRQRAAKHSKPGNIGVSPQQLEQIRFYQRMQQQQLQLLQQQLLQRRRLQQQLLQQGVPSPPANATTTTAGLTCNQQYLRQQRMQQQQQQQYVDHNSNNDNDYLNNYLNNSINQRNNGRVLGQGTKIRRGMTEFSTNNDHSKPHFTASQQKPHQNSPIHQQAFTPSNPNSHPHLLQRLAQQQQQQQQHQRPHKFQQTLAFSQLNNGNNTAAHILPGSSPHSPLSYRNPLNSPSNSPFSNTAQTTIGKRFQQQQLTDRLLQQQHLQQCQQQQLQSLGSSDVEEDLAAEELSEESLKQNVAIVLSNLDRYNNALRSIILNEQVSSSLITPSDSLLFGEDSSGLLYCDNDNSRKHQGNNNFVLGKMAATPESDYNSNATTPGGRSSEQQLQQQQQQQQQLGVGGMLCGGGGGVGMRETTNGGGNNLNCSLASSHDFTHDNSDYQWFLDYGYRDGCGGMQRSVLSSLSASYNAMGDLIYYEDLAKNLDANLAEVDMESFRAEDIHSLLSHLPAYCKSLGGANSRLQQSLLLQQQQQQQQQLQQQQVLQHSNMLQHNMSQTSTTSTNELIDNSFCKSELLFSPVRESHISVDSLDMDAYPDDGEIILTCNKDNYTIAFEGSVLYSDDSFYADPSDIAARNKQNCINLHSNLEDIVKRNKALEVSMSRSAQAFQPICPMSPKGQAATSSAAKLQRRSLFLVSPARRYPSGNNNTETITITRHLPQCTVRKSSSLPNLQNEESMAGSCHKEQGPEESGPQAVPLNVSQAISTSTMEAGKSRSRNMLPMCQMPISISVSISERLQQQADQQLPSEQITPTSQQPQQQHHHSHHHRHKHRCSCSQESQNFHISGSASSGNSSNPPAFNLVKLFIKQKSSNSSGGQEDLGAQASAHTCMDVSSGCWPSSDAASSSSGSLEQRLRKKSMNDSGKGSAVSRHDEEEHYPDTETPRRQLRARSEAVFYDDVASSSSTGSLTATNSPAHRRRSMPLRNPQLYQLAAQVSTGSQMSSEASSEQLTQVPRRAEAGCGTSTRPLSCASSSEMITRSMQTSCGSLSTTRSSVSDRYRCVPPSFLEKLNNLGEERQAPIYVIYPNYALPDLGFVKTNASTDVIFSPFNYKMTMDGATGSTSSSGSLRKQRNSSQSVSEDEILKTLDYKHVADWQSLATLLPSEYRRRLQHIPEVKHLVRQLDAELSQRPLFCMSPPLRRNRTHICDCAKYFQGQQTQMDEASSSGSSQQPSSGYRGSSTLLTDSELDVDPLKQMYVYQYDQQRMDSGVETSPGSQLTQTPPQPMPRSILRKAHSAQSRSKRNSMIEAQQTQKLTKLEKRRSLQEPPNNYGLGSTDELADVFEEEEHSQQAPPVKQRLSRKDLDARARAESFLASLPRSELKYYAEIASILESSGEHVTYDAAALKKEVSRVLSQQKKVSFNDEGVAAGLQQHAKRFATPPNSPNISMGALKRDTVDVLEQRKIESNRFKRLQIQWELMSKDSSMLKELANEAATKSGGSTPTSGNSTGSNSAPRSRIPRPVSYPAGRLTSAQEAAGGNKVSTRSPSRIVQPKRYSLAGATTPTSTTPTSARARTPTNRVAVTAPNTPKRQAVAQSPRPTSRVR; this is encoded by the exons atgttgttgctgctgctcgcctTCATCATGAGATTCGTAGACATTTCCAAGCGCTGTGCCGCCTGCTCCAGGGCCGGCATCGATTGCACCCACCACGGCGGCCAGAGCAATCCGCAAACTAGCGATGCCAACGGCAACCACACGGCCTGCTGGCAACATGTCGCCGGTGGCacgagcaacagcagcagcaccagcagcggcTGCGACAGCAACAGCTCCTCCAAGGAGAACTACTAtgtgccgcagcagctgcaacatcaGCGGCAAAGGGCTGCCAAGCACAGCAAACCCGGCAACATTGGCGTTAGTCCGCAACAACTCGAGCAGATACGCTTCTATCAGCgcatgcagcaacagcagttgcaactgttgcagcagcagttgctgcagcGTCGGCgcctgcaacagcaactgctgcaacaGGGTGTGCCCTCGCCTCCAGCAAATGCAACAACTACAACGGCGGGTCTCACCTGCAATCAACAGTATTTGCGACAGCAGcgaatgcagcagcaacagcagcagcaatatgtggaccacaacagcaacaatgacAATGACTATTTGAACAACTATCTGAACAACAGCATTAACCAGCGAAACAATGGTAGAGTTTTGGGCCAAG GCACCAAAATTCGACGTGGCATGACAGAATTCTCAACAAACAACGATCACAGCAAACCGCATTTCACCGCATCTCAGCAGAAGCCGCATCAGAACTCACCCATCCATCAGCAAGCATTCACTCCATCCAATCCCAACTCTCACCCACATCTGCTTCAACGATTggcccaacagcaacagcagcagcagcagcatcagcgtCCCCATAAGTTTCAGCAGACCTTGGCCTTTAGCCAGCtaaacaacggcaacaacacgGCTGCCCACATTCTGCCCGGATCATCGCCACATTCCCCGCTTAGCTACCGCAATCCGCTGAACAGTCCCAGCAATTCGCCATTCAGCAACACGGCACAGACGACAATTGGGAAGCgcttccagcagcagcagctgaccGATCGcttgttgcagcagcaacatctgcagcagtgccagcagcagcaactgcaatcGCTGGGCAGCAGCGATGTGGAGGAGGATCTGGCTGCGGAGGAACTGAGCGAGGAGAGTCTCAAGCAGAATGTGGCCATTGTGCTGAGCAATTTGGATCGGTATAACAACGCGTTGCGCAGCATTATCCTGAATGAGCAGGTGAGCAGCAGCCTCATCACGCCCAGCGACAGCCTCCTGTTTGGCGAGGACTCGAGCGGTTTGCTCTACTGCGACAACGACAACTCTAGGAAGCATCAGGGCAACAATAACTTTGTTCTGGGCAAGATGGCAGCCACACCAGAGTCGGACTACAATAGCAATGCAACCACGCCGGGAGGTCGCAGCAGCGagcaacagttgcagcagcagcaacagcaacagcagcaacttggGGTAGGTGGGATGctttgtggtggtggtggcggtgtcGGGATGCGGGAAACTACTAATGGCGGTGGCAACAATCTCAACTGCTCGTTGGCCTCGTCGCACGACTTTACTCACGACAATTCCGATTACCAGTGGTTCCTGGACTACGGCTATCGAGATGGCTGCGGCGGAATGCAGCGCAGCGTTTTGAGTTCCCTCTCCGCCTCGTACAATGCGATGGGGGATCTGATCTACTATGAGGATCTGGCCAAGAATCTGGACGCCAATCTGGCCGAAGTGGACATGGAGAGTTTCCGGGCGGAGGACATACATTCCCTGCTCTCGCATCTGCCCGCCTATTGCAAGAGCTTGGGCGGTGCAAACAGTCGCCTTCAGCAATCTTTGCTgcttcagcagcaacagcagcagcaacagcagctacaacagcaacaggtgCTGCAGCACAGCAATATGTTGCAGCACAACATGTCCCAGACGTCGACTACCTCCACAAACGAACTGATCGACAACTCCTTCTGCAAGTCGGAGTTGCTCTTTTCGCCGGTGAGGGAGTCGCACATCTCGGTGGATTCACTGGATATGGACGCCTATCCGGATGACGGCGAGATTATACTCACCTGCAACAAGGACAACTACACGATCGCCTTTGAGGGCAGTGTGCTATACTCGGATGATAGTTTCTATG CGGATCCCAGTGACATTGCCGCCAGGAACAAACAGAACTGCATCAACTTGCACAGCAATCTGGAGGACATAGTGAAACGCAATAAAGCCCTGGAGGTGTCCATGTCGCGTTCGGCGCAGGCTTTCCAGCCCATCTGTCCCATGTCGCCCAAGGGACAGGCAGCCACATCATCGGCGGCCAAGCTACAGCG ACGCTCGTTATTCCTTGTTTCGCCCGCTCGCAGGTATCCCTCGGGGAATAATAACACAGAGACCATCACCATAACCAGACACCTACCACAGTGCACCGTGCGAAAGAGTAGCAGTCTGCCCAATCTGCAGAACGAGGAATCCATGGCGGGCAGTTGCCACAAGGAGCAGGGACCGGAGGAGAGTGGACCACAGGCGGTTCCACTGAACGTCTCTCAGGCGATCAGCACCTCCACCATGGAGGCGGGCAAGTCGAGGTCCAGGAATATGCTGCCCATGTGCCAGATGCCCATATCCATTAGTGTTTCGATTTCGGAGAGACTGCAGCAACAGGCGGATCAGCAGCTGCCCAGCGAACAGATCACACCCACATcacagcaaccacaacagcagcatcaccatTCGCACCACCATCGCCACAAGCACCGCTGCAGTTGCTCGCAGGAGAGCCAGAATTTCCACATTTCCGGCTCGGCCTCCTCGGGCAACTCCTCCAATCCGCCAGCCTTCAATCTAGTCAAGCTGTTTATTAAGCAGAAGAGCAGCAACAGTAGTGGCGGCCAGGAGGATTTGGGTGCTCAGGCAAGTGCGCACACCTGTATGGATGTCTCTTCTGGCTGCTGGCCGTCTAGCGATGCAGCCAGCTCCAGTAGTGGCTCCTTGGAGCAGCGACTTCGCAAGAAGAGTATGAACGACTCGGGCAAGGGATCGGCAGTTAGTCGGCATGACGAGGAGGAGCACTACCCAGATACGGAGACACCCAGACGTCAGCTGAGGGCCCGATCGGAGGCAGTGTTCTACGATGATGTCGCCAGCTCCAGTTCCACGGGATCGTTGACTGCGACCAATTCACCAGCACATCGTCGTCGCAGTATGCCACTAAGGAATCCACAACTGTACCAACTGGCTGCTCAGGTATCCACTGGCAGTCAAATGTCCTCGGAGGCCAGCTCGGAACAGCTAACCCAGGTGCCCAGGCGGGCAGAAGCTGGATGCGGAACCAGTACGCGTCCGTTGTCGTGTGCCTCCAGCTCCGAAATGATCACGCGCTCCATGCAGACCTCCTGCGGATCACTGAGCACCACAAGGAGCAGTGTGAGCGATCGCTATCGCTGTGTGCCGCCCTCGTTCCTCGAGAAACTCAATAACTTGGGTGAGGAGCGACAGGCGCCCATTTACGTGATCTATCCAAACTATGCCCTGCCCGATTTGGGATTCGTTAAGACTAATGCCAGCACAGACGTGATCTTCTCACCCTTCAACTACAAGATGACGATGGATGGAGCGACTGGTAGTACCAGCAGCTCGGGATCTCTGAGGAAGCAgcgcaacagcagccagaGCGTGAGTGAAGATGAAATACTCAAGACGCTGGACTACAAGCACGTTGCCGACTGGCAGTCGCTGGCCACCTTGCTGCCGTCGGAATACCGCCGGCGGTTGCAGCACATTCCGGAGGTGAAGCACCTGGTGCGGCAACTGGATGCGGAGCTATCACAACGTCCCCTATTCTGTATGTCGCCGCCGCTACGACGAAATCGCACGCACATCTGCGACTGTGCCAAGTACTTCCAGGGCCAGCAGACCCAAATGGACGAGGCATCCAGCTCGGGATCCAGTCAGCAGCCCAGCTCCGGTTATCGTGGCTCATCCACGCTGCTCACCGACTCTGAGCTGGACGTGGATCCGCTGAAGCAGATGTATGTGTACCAGTACGATCAGCAGCGCATGGATTCGGGCGTGGAAACCAGTCCTGGTAGTCAGTTAACTCAAACCCCGCCGCAACCCATGCCTCGAAGCATTCTGCGCAAGGCCCACTCCGCACAGTCGCGCTCCAAGCGCAATTCCATGATCGAGGCACAGCAGACGCAGAAGCTGACCAAGCTGGAGAAGCGTCGCAGTTTGCAGGAACCACCGAACAACTACGGTTTGGGCTCCACCGACGAACTAGCCGATGTCtttgaggaggaggagcacagTCAGCAGGCGCCGCCGGTGAAACAGAGGCTTTCTCGCAAGGATCTGGATGCCAGGGCACGGGCTGAGAGCTTCCTGGCCTCCTTGCCGCGTTCTGAGCTCAAGTATTACGCCGAGATCGCGTCGATTCTAGAGTCTTCCGGCGAGCATGTGACCTACGATGCTGCCGCCCTGAAAAAGGAGGTGAGCCGAGTGCTTAGCCAGCAGAAGAAGGTGTCATTCAATGATGAGGGTGTGGCTGCCGGACTGCAGCAGCACGCCAAACGTTTCGCCACGCCTCCCAACTCGCCCAACATCTCCATGGGTGCACTGAAACGCGATACAGTGGATGTGCTGGAGCAGCGCAAGATCGAAAGCAATCGCTTCAAGCGCCTGCAAATCCAGTGGGAGCTCATGAGCAAGGACTCGAGTATGCTTAAGGAGCTGGCCAACGAGGCGGCCACCAAGAGCGGCGGTTCCACGCCCACCTCGGGCAATTCGACTGGCTCCAACTCCGCGCCAAGGTCAAGGATTCCAAGGCCTGTTAGCTACCCAGCGGGCAG ACTGACCAGCGCCCAGGAAGCAGCCGGCGGTAACAAGGTCAGCACTCGATCGCCCAGCAGGATTGTGCAGCCGAAGCGTTATAGTCTGGCCGGCgcgaccacgcccacatccACAACACCCACTTCGGCCAGGGCACGCACGCCCACCAATCGAGTGGCTGTTACGGCGCCAAATACGCCCAAACGCCAGGCGGTTGCCCAGTCGCCCAG ACCCACCTCGCGAGTGCGTTGA
- the LOC6729168 gene encoding uncharacterized protein LOC6729168 isoform X1 — protein sequence MLLLLLAFIMRFVDISKRCAACSRAGIDCTHHGGQSNPQTSDANGNHTACWQHVAGGTSNSSSTSSGCDSNSSSKENYYVPQQLQHQRQRAAKHSKPGNIGVSPQQLEQIRFYQRMQQQQLQLLQQQLLQRRRLQQQLLQQGVPSPPANATTTTAGLTCNQQYLRQQRMQQQQQQQYVDHNSNNDNDYLNNYLNNSINQRNNGRVLGQGTKIRRGMTEFSTNNDHSKPHFTASQQKPHQNSPIHQQAFTPSNPNSHPHLLQRLAQQQQQQQQHQRPHKFQQTLAFSQLNNGNNTAAHILPGSSPHSPLSYRNPLNSPSNSPFSNTAQTTIGKRFQQQQLTDRLLQQQHLQQCQQQQLQSLGSSDVEEDLAAEELSEESLKQNVAIVLSNLDRYNNALRSIILNEQVSSSLITPSDSLLFGEDSSGLLYCDNDNSRKHQGNNNFVLGKMAATPESDYNSNATTPGGRSSEQQLQQQQQQQQQLGVGGMLCGGGGGVGMRETTNGGGNNLNCSLASSHDFTHDNSDYQWFLDYGYRDGCGGMQRSVLSSLSASYNAMGDLIYYEDLAKNLDANLAEVDMESFRAEDIHSLLSHLPAYCKSLGGANSRLQQSLLLQQQQQQQQQLQQQQVLQHSNMLQHNMSQTSTTSTNELIDNSFCKSELLFSPVRESHISVDSLDMDAYPDDGEIILTCNKDNYTIAFEGSVLYSDDSFYADPSDIAARNKQNCINLHSNLEDIVKRNKALEVSMSRSAQAFQPICPMSPKGQAATSSAAKLQRRSLFLVSPARRYPSGNNNTETITITRHLPQCTVRKSSSLPNLQNEESMAGSCHKEQGPEESGPQAVPLNVSQAISTSTMEAGKSRSRNMLPMCQMPISISVSISERLQQQADQQLPSEQITPTSQQPQQQHHHSHHHRHKHRCSCSQESQNFHISGSASSGNSSNPPAFNLVKLFIKQKSSNSSGGQEDLGAQASAHTCMDVSSGCWPSSDAASSSSGSLEQRLRKKSMNDSGKGSAVSRHDEEEHYPDTETPRRQLRARSEAVFYDDVASSSSTGSLTATNSPAHRRRSMPLRNPQLYQLAAQVSTGSQMSSEASSEQLTQVPRRAEAGCGTSTRPLSCASSSEMITRSMQTSCGSLSTTRSSVSDRYRCVPPSFLEKLNNLGEERQAPIYVIYPNYALPDLGFVKTNASTDVIFSPFNYKMTMDGATGSTSSSGSLRKQRNSSQSVSEDEILKTLDYKHVADWQSLATLLPSEYRRRLQHIPEVKHLVRQLDAELSQRPLFCMSPPLRRNRTHICDCAKYFQGQQTQMDEASSSGSSQQPSSGYRGSSTLLTDSELDVDPLKQMYVYQYDQQRMDSGVETSPGSQLTQTPPQPMPRSILRKAHSAQSRSKRNSMIEAQQTQKLTKLEKRRSLQEPPNNYGLGSTDELADVFEEEEHSQQAPPVKQRLSRKDLDARARAESFLASLPRSELKYYAEIASILESSGEHVTYDAAALKKEVSRVLSQQKKVSFNDEGVAAGLQQHAKRFATPPNSPNISMGALKRDTVDVLEQRKIESNRFKRLQIQWELMSKDSSMLKELANEAATKSGGSTPTSGNSTGSNSAPRSRIPRPVSYPAGRSSTPTSSRTAPVLATPSPARPATPKTVTKSHNKPGLFTSPRPSRLTSAQEAAGGNKVSTRSPSRIVQPKRYSLAGATTPTSTTPTSARARTPTNRVAVTAPNTPKRQAVAQSPRPTSRVR from the exons atgttgttgctgctgctcgcctTCATCATGAGATTCGTAGACATTTCCAAGCGCTGTGCCGCCTGCTCCAGGGCCGGCATCGATTGCACCCACCACGGCGGCCAGAGCAATCCGCAAACTAGCGATGCCAACGGCAACCACACGGCCTGCTGGCAACATGTCGCCGGTGGCacgagcaacagcagcagcaccagcagcggcTGCGACAGCAACAGCTCCTCCAAGGAGAACTACTAtgtgccgcagcagctgcaacatcaGCGGCAAAGGGCTGCCAAGCACAGCAAACCCGGCAACATTGGCGTTAGTCCGCAACAACTCGAGCAGATACGCTTCTATCAGCgcatgcagcaacagcagttgcaactgttgcagcagcagttgctgcagcGTCGGCgcctgcaacagcaactgctgcaacaGGGTGTGCCCTCGCCTCCAGCAAATGCAACAACTACAACGGCGGGTCTCACCTGCAATCAACAGTATTTGCGACAGCAGcgaatgcagcagcaacagcagcagcaatatgtggaccacaacagcaacaatgacAATGACTATTTGAACAACTATCTGAACAACAGCATTAACCAGCGAAACAATGGTAGAGTTTTGGGCCAAG GCACCAAAATTCGACGTGGCATGACAGAATTCTCAACAAACAACGATCACAGCAAACCGCATTTCACCGCATCTCAGCAGAAGCCGCATCAGAACTCACCCATCCATCAGCAAGCATTCACTCCATCCAATCCCAACTCTCACCCACATCTGCTTCAACGATTggcccaacagcaacagcagcagcagcagcatcagcgtCCCCATAAGTTTCAGCAGACCTTGGCCTTTAGCCAGCtaaacaacggcaacaacacgGCTGCCCACATTCTGCCCGGATCATCGCCACATTCCCCGCTTAGCTACCGCAATCCGCTGAACAGTCCCAGCAATTCGCCATTCAGCAACACGGCACAGACGACAATTGGGAAGCgcttccagcagcagcagctgaccGATCGcttgttgcagcagcaacatctgcagcagtgccagcagcagcaactgcaatcGCTGGGCAGCAGCGATGTGGAGGAGGATCTGGCTGCGGAGGAACTGAGCGAGGAGAGTCTCAAGCAGAATGTGGCCATTGTGCTGAGCAATTTGGATCGGTATAACAACGCGTTGCGCAGCATTATCCTGAATGAGCAGGTGAGCAGCAGCCTCATCACGCCCAGCGACAGCCTCCTGTTTGGCGAGGACTCGAGCGGTTTGCTCTACTGCGACAACGACAACTCTAGGAAGCATCAGGGCAACAATAACTTTGTTCTGGGCAAGATGGCAGCCACACCAGAGTCGGACTACAATAGCAATGCAACCACGCCGGGAGGTCGCAGCAGCGagcaacagttgcagcagcagcaacagcaacagcagcaacttggGGTAGGTGGGATGctttgtggtggtggtggcggtgtcGGGATGCGGGAAACTACTAATGGCGGTGGCAACAATCTCAACTGCTCGTTGGCCTCGTCGCACGACTTTACTCACGACAATTCCGATTACCAGTGGTTCCTGGACTACGGCTATCGAGATGGCTGCGGCGGAATGCAGCGCAGCGTTTTGAGTTCCCTCTCCGCCTCGTACAATGCGATGGGGGATCTGATCTACTATGAGGATCTGGCCAAGAATCTGGACGCCAATCTGGCCGAAGTGGACATGGAGAGTTTCCGGGCGGAGGACATACATTCCCTGCTCTCGCATCTGCCCGCCTATTGCAAGAGCTTGGGCGGTGCAAACAGTCGCCTTCAGCAATCTTTGCTgcttcagcagcaacagcagcagcaacagcagctacaacagcaacaggtgCTGCAGCACAGCAATATGTTGCAGCACAACATGTCCCAGACGTCGACTACCTCCACAAACGAACTGATCGACAACTCCTTCTGCAAGTCGGAGTTGCTCTTTTCGCCGGTGAGGGAGTCGCACATCTCGGTGGATTCACTGGATATGGACGCCTATCCGGATGACGGCGAGATTATACTCACCTGCAACAAGGACAACTACACGATCGCCTTTGAGGGCAGTGTGCTATACTCGGATGATAGTTTCTATG CGGATCCCAGTGACATTGCCGCCAGGAACAAACAGAACTGCATCAACTTGCACAGCAATCTGGAGGACATAGTGAAACGCAATAAAGCCCTGGAGGTGTCCATGTCGCGTTCGGCGCAGGCTTTCCAGCCCATCTGTCCCATGTCGCCCAAGGGACAGGCAGCCACATCATCGGCGGCCAAGCTACAGCG ACGCTCGTTATTCCTTGTTTCGCCCGCTCGCAGGTATCCCTCGGGGAATAATAACACAGAGACCATCACCATAACCAGACACCTACCACAGTGCACCGTGCGAAAGAGTAGCAGTCTGCCCAATCTGCAGAACGAGGAATCCATGGCGGGCAGTTGCCACAAGGAGCAGGGACCGGAGGAGAGTGGACCACAGGCGGTTCCACTGAACGTCTCTCAGGCGATCAGCACCTCCACCATGGAGGCGGGCAAGTCGAGGTCCAGGAATATGCTGCCCATGTGCCAGATGCCCATATCCATTAGTGTTTCGATTTCGGAGAGACTGCAGCAACAGGCGGATCAGCAGCTGCCCAGCGAACAGATCACACCCACATcacagcaaccacaacagcagcatcaccatTCGCACCACCATCGCCACAAGCACCGCTGCAGTTGCTCGCAGGAGAGCCAGAATTTCCACATTTCCGGCTCGGCCTCCTCGGGCAACTCCTCCAATCCGCCAGCCTTCAATCTAGTCAAGCTGTTTATTAAGCAGAAGAGCAGCAACAGTAGTGGCGGCCAGGAGGATTTGGGTGCTCAGGCAAGTGCGCACACCTGTATGGATGTCTCTTCTGGCTGCTGGCCGTCTAGCGATGCAGCCAGCTCCAGTAGTGGCTCCTTGGAGCAGCGACTTCGCAAGAAGAGTATGAACGACTCGGGCAAGGGATCGGCAGTTAGTCGGCATGACGAGGAGGAGCACTACCCAGATACGGAGACACCCAGACGTCAGCTGAGGGCCCGATCGGAGGCAGTGTTCTACGATGATGTCGCCAGCTCCAGTTCCACGGGATCGTTGACTGCGACCAATTCACCAGCACATCGTCGTCGCAGTATGCCACTAAGGAATCCACAACTGTACCAACTGGCTGCTCAGGTATCCACTGGCAGTCAAATGTCCTCGGAGGCCAGCTCGGAACAGCTAACCCAGGTGCCCAGGCGGGCAGAAGCTGGATGCGGAACCAGTACGCGTCCGTTGTCGTGTGCCTCCAGCTCCGAAATGATCACGCGCTCCATGCAGACCTCCTGCGGATCACTGAGCACCACAAGGAGCAGTGTGAGCGATCGCTATCGCTGTGTGCCGCCCTCGTTCCTCGAGAAACTCAATAACTTGGGTGAGGAGCGACAGGCGCCCATTTACGTGATCTATCCAAACTATGCCCTGCCCGATTTGGGATTCGTTAAGACTAATGCCAGCACAGACGTGATCTTCTCACCCTTCAACTACAAGATGACGATGGATGGAGCGACTGGTAGTACCAGCAGCTCGGGATCTCTGAGGAAGCAgcgcaacagcagccagaGCGTGAGTGAAGATGAAATACTCAAGACGCTGGACTACAAGCACGTTGCCGACTGGCAGTCGCTGGCCACCTTGCTGCCGTCGGAATACCGCCGGCGGTTGCAGCACATTCCGGAGGTGAAGCACCTGGTGCGGCAACTGGATGCGGAGCTATCACAACGTCCCCTATTCTGTATGTCGCCGCCGCTACGACGAAATCGCACGCACATCTGCGACTGTGCCAAGTACTTCCAGGGCCAGCAGACCCAAATGGACGAGGCATCCAGCTCGGGATCCAGTCAGCAGCCCAGCTCCGGTTATCGTGGCTCATCCACGCTGCTCACCGACTCTGAGCTGGACGTGGATCCGCTGAAGCAGATGTATGTGTACCAGTACGATCAGCAGCGCATGGATTCGGGCGTGGAAACCAGTCCTGGTAGTCAGTTAACTCAAACCCCGCCGCAACCCATGCCTCGAAGCATTCTGCGCAAGGCCCACTCCGCACAGTCGCGCTCCAAGCGCAATTCCATGATCGAGGCACAGCAGACGCAGAAGCTGACCAAGCTGGAGAAGCGTCGCAGTTTGCAGGAACCACCGAACAACTACGGTTTGGGCTCCACCGACGAACTAGCCGATGTCtttgaggaggaggagcacagTCAGCAGGCGCCGCCGGTGAAACAGAGGCTTTCTCGCAAGGATCTGGATGCCAGGGCACGGGCTGAGAGCTTCCTGGCCTCCTTGCCGCGTTCTGAGCTCAAGTATTACGCCGAGATCGCGTCGATTCTAGAGTCTTCCGGCGAGCATGTGACCTACGATGCTGCCGCCCTGAAAAAGGAGGTGAGCCGAGTGCTTAGCCAGCAGAAGAAGGTGTCATTCAATGATGAGGGTGTGGCTGCCGGACTGCAGCAGCACGCCAAACGTTTCGCCACGCCTCCCAACTCGCCCAACATCTCCATGGGTGCACTGAAACGCGATACAGTGGATGTGCTGGAGCAGCGCAAGATCGAAAGCAATCGCTTCAAGCGCCTGCAAATCCAGTGGGAGCTCATGAGCAAGGACTCGAGTATGCTTAAGGAGCTGGCCAACGAGGCGGCCACCAAGAGCGGCGGTTCCACGCCCACCTCGGGCAATTCGACTGGCTCCAACTCCGCGCCAAGGTCAAGGATTCCAAGGCCTGTTAGCTACCCAGCGGGCAG AAgttccacgcccacttcgTCACGTACTGCCCCCGTTTTGGCCACGCCCTCACCGGCTAGGCCGGCCACTCCCAAGACTGTCACTAAAAGCCACAACAAACCCGGTCTTTTTACCTCCCCCCGCCCTAGCAGACTGACCAGCGCCCAGGAAGCAGCCGGCGGTAACAAGGTCAGCACTCGATCGCCCAGCAGGATTGTGCAGCCGAAGCGTTATAGTCTGGCCGGCgcgaccacgcccacatccACAACACCCACTTCGGCCAGGGCACGCACGCCCACCAATCGAGTGGCTGTTACGGCGCCAAATACGCCCAAACGCCAGGCGGTTGCCCAGTCGCCCAG ACCCACCTCGCGAGTGCGTTGA